A stretch of DNA from Salvelinus sp. IW2-2015 linkage group LG20, ASM291031v2, whole genome shotgun sequence:
NNNNNNNNNNNNNNNNNNNNNNNNNNNNNNNNNNNNNNNNNNNNNNNNNNNNNNNNNNNNNNNNNNNNNNNNNNNNNNNNNNNNNNNNNNNNNNNNNNNNNNNNNNNNNNNNNNNNNNNNNNNNNNNNNNNNNNNNNNNNNNNNNNNNNNNNNNNNNNNNNNNNNNNNNNNNNNNNNNNNNNNNNNNNNNNNNNNNNNNNNNNNNNNNNNNNNNNNNNNNNNNNNNNNNNNNNNNNNNNNNNNNNNNNNNNNNNNNNNNNNNNNNNNNNNNNNNNNNNNNNNNNNNNNNNNNNNNNNNNNNNNNNNNNNNNNNNNNNNNNNNNNNNNNNNNNNNNNNNNNNNNNNNNNNNNNNNNNNNNNNNNNNNNNNNNNNNNNNNNNNNNNNNNNNNNNNNNNNNNNNNNNNNNNNNNNNNNNNNNNNNNNNNNNNNNNNNNNNNNNNNNNNNNNNNNNNNNNNNNNNNNNNNNNNNNNNNNNNNNNNNNNNNNNNNNNNNNNNNNNNNNNNNNNNNNNNNNNNNNNNNNNNNNNNNNNNNNNNNNNNNNNNNNNNNNNNNNNNNNNNNNNNNNNNNNNNNNNNNNNNNNNNNNNNNNNNNNNNNNNNNNNNNNNNNNNNNNNNNNNNNNNNNNNNNNNNNNNNNNNNNNNNNNNNNNNNNNNNNNNNNNNNNNNNNNNNNNNNNNNNNNNNNNNNNNNNNNNNNNNNNNNNNNNNNNNNNNNNNNNNNNNNNNNNNNNNNNNNNNNNNNNNNNNNNNNNNNNNNNNNNNNNNNNNNNNNNNNNNNNNNNNNNNNNNNNNNNNNNNNNNNNNNNNNNNNNNNNNNNNNNNNNNNNNNNNNNNNNNNNNNNNNNNNNNNNNNNNNNNNNNNNNNNNNNNNNNNNNNNNNNNNNNNNNNNNNNNNNNNNNNNNNNNNNNNNNNNNNNNNNNNNNNNNNNNNNNNNNNNNNNNNNNNNNNNNNNNNNNNNNNNNNNNNNNNNNNNNNNNNNNNNNNNNNNNNNNNNNNNNNNNNNNNNNNNNNNNNNNNNNNNNNNNNNNNNNNNNNNNNNNNNNNNNNNNNNNNNNNNNNNNNNNNNNNNNNNNNNNNNNNNNNNNNNNNNNNNNNNNNNNNNNNNNNNNNNNNNNNNNNNNNNNNNNNNNNNNNNNNNNNNNNNNNNNNNNNNNNNNNNNNNNNNNNNNNNNNNNNNNNNNNNNNNNNNNNNNNNNNNNNNNNNNNNNNNNNNNNNNNNNNNNNNNNNNNNNNNNNNNNNNNNNNNNNNNNNNNNNNNNNNNNNNNNNNNNNNNNNNNNNNNNNNNNNNNNNNNNNNNNNNNNNNNNNNNNNNNNNNNNNNNNNNNNNNNNNNNNNNNNNNNNNNNNNNNNNNNNNNNNNNNNNNNNNNNNNNNNNNNNNNNNNNNNNNNNNNNNNNNNNNNNNNNNNNNNNNNNNNNNNNNNNNNNNNNNNNNNNNNNNNNNNNNNNNNNNNNNNNNNNNNNNNNNNNNNNNNNNNNNNNNNNNNNNNNNNNNNNNNNNNNNNNNNNNNNNNNNNNNNNNNNNNNNNNNNNNNNNNNNNNNNNNNNNNNNNNNNNNNNNNNNNNNNNNNNNNNNNNNNNNNNNNNNNNNNNNNNNNNNNNNNNNNNNNNNNNNNNNNNNNNNNNNNNNNNNNNNNNNNNNNNNNNNNNNNNNNNNNNNNNNNNNNNNNNNNNNNNNNNNNNNNNNNNNNNNNNNNNNNNNNNNNNNNNNNNNNNNNNNNNNNNNNNNNNNNNNNNNNNNNNNNNNNNNNNNNNNNNNNNNNNNNNNNNNNNNNNNNNNNNNNNNNNNNNNNNNNNNNNNNNNNNNNNNNNNNNNNNNNNNNNNNNNNNNNNNNNNNNNNNNNNNNNNNNNNNNNNNNNNNNNNNNNNNNNNNNNNNNNNNNNNNNNNNNNNNNNNNNNNNNNNNNNNNNNNNNNNNNNNNNNNNNNNNNNNNNNNNNNNNNNNNNNNNNNNNNNNNNNNNNNNNNNNNNNNNNNNNNNNNNNNNNNNNNNNNNNNNNNNNNNNNNNNNNNNNNNNNNNNNNNNNNNNNNNNNNNNNNNNNNNNNNNNNNNNNNNNNNNNNNNNNNNNNNNNNNNNNNNNNNNNNNNNNNNNNNNNNNNNNNNNNNNNNNNNNNNNNNNNNNNNNNNNNNNNNNNNNNNNNNNNNNNNNNNNNNNNNNNNNNNNNNNNNNNNNNNNNNNNNNNNNNNNNNNNNNNNNNNNNNNNNNNNNNNNNNNNNNNNNNNNNNNNNNNNNNNNNNNNNNNNNNNNNNNNNNNNNNNNNNNNNNNNNNNNNNNNNNNNNNNNNNNNNNNNNNNNNNNNNNNNNNNNNNNNNNNNNNNNNNNNNNNNNNNNNNNNNNNNNNNNNNNNNNNNNNNNNNNNNNNNNNNNNNNNNNNNNNNNNNNNNNNNNNNNNNNNNNNNNNNNNNNNNNNNNNNNNNNNNNNNNNNNNNNNNNNNNNNNNNNNNNNNNNNNNNNNNNNNNNNNNNNNNNNNNNNNNNNNNNNNNNNNNNNNNNNNNNNNNNNNNNNNNNNNNNNNNNNNNNNNNNNNNNNNNNNNNNNNNNNNNNNNNNNNNNNNNNNNNNNNNNNNNNNNNNNNNNNNNNNNNNNNNNNNNNNNNNNNNNNNNNNNNNNNNNNNNNNNNNNNNNNNNNNNNNNNNNNNNNNNNNNNNNNNNNNNNNNNNNNNNNNNNNNNNNNNNNNNNNNNNNNNNNNNNNNNNNNNNNNNNNNNNNNNNNNNNNNNNNNNNNNNNNNNNNNNNNNNNNNNNNNNNNNNNNNNNNNNNNNNNNNNNNNNNNNNNNNNNNNNNNNNNNNNNNNNNNNNNNNNNNNNNNNNNNNNNNNNNNNNNNNNNNNNNNNNNNNNNNNNNNNNNNNNNNNNNNNNNNNNNNNNNNNNNNNNNNNNNNNNNNNNNNNNNNNNNNNNNNNNNNNNNNNNNNNNNNNNNNNNNNNATCTCCGCACCTCCTTGTGACTTAAAGGATGCGACTGCTGCGGTCTACAGATATGCTCCACAGGTGAAGCAGGACTATCCGAGAGAGGCCACAAAAAGCTGGGGCAAGAATTCATTGATTCAGTCAAAGGTTATTTTCTGGCTAATCCATGACATTTAGTATCAAATGGCTAAAAGTCTTGAGACGCTGCTAAGTTCAACCTTACAAAAGAGATGAAATGCATGCAATGCAGCTGAAATAAATACAACGGTTCTACCAGTTCTTCCAGGAGCTACAACATGTCCTCATTTCTCACCAGGACCTGAGACCATCTGTACCTTCTCTTAATACACAATGTTAGCCTTTCAAAGGGATAAAAGGTCACACGGTTATTTCTTGCAGATACAAGTGCACTCGGGCATGATGTTACAGAAACCGCCGTGTCACTTCCTCATTTCCAAAAACCAAAACTTTGACtatttttaaatcacccagaggTCTACATTGCAATtcaacacaccacagacaaactGAAGCCAGTGAAACACTACACATCCAATTAATAGTTTGTACAAACATTGGACATTGTGCAGAAGTACAACCTCTCACAGGCATCCGAAGCAGACTTAAATGCACACCACAGCCTACTGGCGAACCAGAAATCTCCTCATCAGGCTACACATGTACTCAGTTGAAAATATTGTTTTCTTGACTGATGAATGATACAAACATGTTGCTCTATTCACAGCTTGAAGTATTGGAGGACTGGGTGAGAAGAGTGAGCTGAATTTCACTAGCTTCTCAACCGAGCTGATGTAGCTGAATAACTACATGACAATAATTACATTTCCAATCTCATCTTCATTCTGGTCATAACCAGCAGCCTCTAAGCCACTTCCCACTCCTCCTAATGRCACTAGAACCACCACAACATTRATATCGAGGCCRGKTCCCGTATTCAGAAGAAAAKCAAGCAGGCCCTACAGAGGGGTCAACTTTGGAGAATACTTGTCTGGATTCATTATTGTGCAgggtacaaaaatatatacataacaGTATCCATAGAGAGAAGAGACTACAATAGTgtgaaaaaaggaaaacaaacagCAGTTTTACATTAAAATGTCATGCTAATATCTACCGGACCGCATTAGATTTCCTGTTGCGTAAAGGCACGACAAAACAACCCTCCTCGATGGTACATGGAGGGGCTCAAAAGGTTATTGCTCTATCATGGGGAGTGTGCTTTCATTCCACAGTGAACAGTCAAACATTTCAGACCCCCCGTCCCAAACGACGTCAACGCTttagggacaggaggaggacagaaaacaaaaacacttaaCATGCACTCAATACAGCTGGGTGAAAAACATAAAATGCACTGATTAAAATGAAGTGCAGAGGAACCCATAGATTAATGCAATTCATATTTATCCTGTTTAGTGATCCAAACTAGAGTATAAATCATCATAATCCAACGTTTTCTTAACAAGCTCTCAGTGATTTGAATCAATCAAATCAACTTGATTTGAAAGGAAGATTTCCAACTGAGTAATACAGTAGGACTTTACATGGCTACACATATAGTACAACATTGCCAGCGTATGCCTGTTCTTGTCAGATAGGTAATTCATAATTGATCTTACATGAATATCTAAAGAAACAATTTTGAACATCACATTTSCAGCATTCCTATGGCTGCCACTCTGTAGGCGGAACAGCACCTAAGACAGGAGAATGCTTCCCCCCCAAAAGGGACCCGCTATTGTTCCAAATTCAGTTCTCACAATAACACAGAAAATAGAGAAAAATGGAAGTTAAAATCCCCAGAGGTACCTTAGATAGACACTAGAACAAGTGTTGTGTTTAACAGTAGTGTTACACTGCAGTGGCTGGGAGAATCTCcagagaaactgagagaaaacATCCTTTCCAGTCAACTGAACTAGAGATAATGGATGAGATCTTTTCAAAGGCTAAAACATGTTGACAGAAGGAGAAAACAACTCTGTGATTATTCTCATATGACTGACAAGTCTTTATAAAGGCAGGGGAGAGGTAGAACAGAAGCATCAAACTGGATGGATTTAACCGCTCCGCTGTGACAGAGGGTTATGATAGTGTAGTGAAGTTAAGACGCATTGATGTCAATTCCTGGTTTTGATGTTGAGTAACAGGAGGAACAAATGGGATAACTGAGACCCAAACARAGCACAGGCAGACCCTGGACGAGATGAGGCAAAAGCATCCAATGAAAAACAATGATTCCGGAGAGTTGGCGGCAGCGGTAGGATCCAATCCCCACATCCCTGTCTCCATTTCCCCTGGATGTGCATCCAGGCTGTGGATGGGAAATCCAGTGGTGATTCAATCTGAACTGTTGCTGTGAGCGGGGGACCAGTCTGCTGGAGATGTAGGTGGTGTTCATAAAAAGGAGGCCATCAGCAAATGCAGTAAGAGGCATTGTGGTGTCTCGGTCTGTCAAACTAGCACACTAAGAGGTCCTTATTCTGAGGGCAAAGAAGGAGGCTCTCCTCTGGTTGGACGGGTCAGGGAACTGAAAAGGGTAAAGGATGATGGCCGAGGGAGTTTGACAGAGCACGGTTTCTTCTTTTATTGCTTTCTACCTGTCCATCACAGGTACTTCAGATGACTGAGCTTGGGTTGAAGTTGAAAGTGAACAAGAATGAGTGTCCTTAACAGCTACTCTGTCATCTCCAACCAAACCCAGCCAGGGTACCTCCATACCATTGATGAAACACTGAGGTACAGAAGCTAGTGTGGGACCAGTCTCATTCTGCGAGGCTGAATCGGATGAGGACCTGACCCCATTCGGCTGCATGATTTCCAGGTACGGAGATAATAGCAAGGCTGGAGCTAGCAGGGGCTATAAGAGCCCTTGAAgtccttcctgtctcccttcCACAGTCTGTCTATCTCCCCCCCTCCGGCCAGTATCTCTTAGTCTGTGTGGTTATTCACATGGTTCTGCTTGAGCGGGGATACCTCTTTGGCCTTCCTGCCACTGGCGCCCATCATGACCTTGTAGCAGCCGCGGGCGATCTTGTACATCCAGATGATGTTGAGGATGTCCAGGGCGATACAGGATGTGATCCAGGCCACCTGAGCACCGATGCCCAAGCGCTCYAAGGCCTCCGTTCCGAAGGTGGCAAACACCCGGGCCCAGTAGGGTGGCATGACGAAGATGCGCACCATGAAGAAGACCACTGCCATGGCCATGCCGTTGGCCACAACCAAGCGGTCCGAGCGAGGGTACTTCAGCACCTCGTAGAACCATCTATACGTGGAGGAGAACGGAATAATGTCAACACTGACAGAGGTAGGGGCTGATAAACAGGAGTATTCATTAATATATAGTAAAAGTGGAGCTAGCTTACCTTTGGTTCACAAAAGGTGTGGATAACTCTGAAATGAGACGGAAGTTGGCGAAATAGGGAAGCACGCCACGAGACTGCAGAGAGTGTAAAGACGTATTACCACAAATAGACATGGGcaaaaataaactaaaaacaGACTAAATGTGCAACACATCTTTAGAAAGAAGACCTGAGTATTTCAATACCAAAACCCAAAGGCACCAAATAACCATCTAAAAATAGCCATTGTGCTCATGGTTTTCCCCCAGACTCACCAAGACATATCCATATGCATAGAGCGCCGCCAAGTGGTGACAGACAAAAAAGCTGTCCCCCATTGTGCTCCAGTTAGTGGCCAGAAGCACAAGGTCTACACAGAACAACAAGTGGGTAGTTAGCACACAGTTTATTATTTTCATCTACTGTCCACAGAGAAATGTGGATGGCTTATTGTTATACAAGAGGATaaacatgaggagagagagagagagacactcaccATAGAGCAAATAACCACATGTTATGGCCACATTAAGTTTCACTAGTCCAGGCTCTCCCCtgtacaacaaaaacaaaacaaagtgttCTTTCAGAATAACAGTTGCCACATTACAGATTAATGCTAAAACTACTGTAAAACAGAAACTAAAGCTACTTACGATTTCACAGAAATctagtgaagtccacaaaacattcTACATACTATATTAGTGAAGTCTACTGCAGGGGTCTCCAATGAgagctaatttaaaa
This window harbors:
- the tlcd4b gene encoding TLC domain-containing protein 4-B isoform X4, whose translation is METRELTVVAGSFVGFQLLFSVASPLFSSTFTPGYGRLPSTKLTEWNSRLVSTVHALIVGLFCLYILWFDDAVNTDPVWGEPGLVKLNVAITCGYLLYDLVLLATNWSTMGDSFFVCHHLAALYAYGYVLSRGVLPYFANFRLISELSTPFVNQRWFYEVLKYPRSDRLVVANGMAMAVVFFMVRIFVMPPYWARVFATFGTEALERLGIGAQVAWITSCIALDILNIIWMYKIARGCYKVMMGASGRKAKEVSPLKQNHVNNHTD
- the tlcd4b gene encoding TLC domain-containing protein 4-B isoform X1, yielding MAYALHERGRFIFPLEHGKLNRYLCWSIYQRVIVLTTAYSAGEQGQKWMVVVGYTRLCPPMQSEPACQVSDGDERVDRGGWQLRGVSAALLRGQPAVLTNFTPGYGRLPSNKLTEWNSRLVSTVHALIVGLFCLYILWFDDAVNTDPVWGEPGLVKLNVAITCGYLLYDLVLLATNWSTMGDSFFVCHHLAALYAYGYVLSRGVLPYFANFRLISELSTPFVNQRWFYEVLKYPRSDRLVVANGMAMAVVFFMVRIFVMPPYWARVFATFGTEALERLGIGAQVAWITSCIALDILNIIWMYKIARGCYKVMMGASGRKAKEVSPLKQNHVNNHTD
- the tlcd4b gene encoding TLC domain-containing protein 4-B isoform X5, giving the protein MGDSFFVCHHLAALYAYGYVLSRGVLPYFANFRLISELSTPFVNQRWFYEVLKYPRSDRLVVANGMAMAVVFFMVRIFVMPPYWARVFATFGTEALERLGIGAQVAWITSCIALDILNIIWMYKIARGCYKVMMGASGRKAKEVSPLKQNHVNNHTD
- the tlcd4b gene encoding TLC domain-containing protein 4-B isoform X2, with translation MSYLPPQERALHQTGEAVHLPVSDGDERVDRGGWQLRGVSAALLRGQPAVLTNFTPGYGRLPSNKLTEWNSRLVSTVHALIVGLFCLYILWFDDAVNTDPVWGEPGLVKLNVAITCGYLLYDLVLLATNWSTMGDSFFVCHHLAALYAYGYVLSRGVLPYFANFRLISELSTPFVNQRWFYEVLKYPRSDRLVVANGMAMAVVFFMVRIFVMPPYWARVFATFGTEALERLGIGAQVAWITSCIALDILNIIWMYKIARGCYKVMMGASGRKAKEVSPLKQNHVNNHTD
- the tlcd4b gene encoding TLC domain-containing protein 4-B isoform X3; translated protein: MILLRAHGTVVSDGDERVDRGGWQLRGVSAALLRGQPAVLTNFTPGYGRLPSNKLTEWNSRLVSTVHALIVGLFCLYILWFDDAVNTDPVWGEPGLVKLNVAITCGYLLYDLVLLATNWSTMGDSFFVCHHLAALYAYGYVLSRGVLPYFANFRLISELSTPFVNQRWFYEVLKYPRSDRLVVANGMAMAVVFFMVRIFVMPPYWARVFATFGTEALERLGIGAQVAWITSCIALDILNIIWMYKIARGCYKVMMGASGRKAKEVSPLKQNHVNNHTD